TGCCATATAGCAAATTCTTCTGGACTACCAAGTGTAtcagctgttttttttttttttttttttttttttttgcataaaaaAGTGAAATAGTCATTAAAGCTTAATTTCCTGTTAGTTACTTTGACAGGGAGCTTCCTTTCATTCAGCATTACTCACCCAATGCAAGTTAATTCTCTGGTTATAGAAGGGCGACAATTATCTGATGAATGAAACAAGTGGTAGTTTGAACAGGGGCAGAACACGTAAATGCTCATATATTCTCTTAAAGCCAAAAGAAATACGAAATGTCAAATTGAAAACTCAATACAGTACAAATACATGTAATTGCAGAGCCGAGTGGTTTATTATCAAACTACTTGTAAACAACAACATCACCCAAAATTGGCTTCATAGAGAATTCAGCAAAAATTATAGTACCCTATAATCCAAGATAAACAAACTCCTGGATGGCAGGAATTTCCCCAATCCTCTTCAGTGACTCCTTGCTGGGTTGTTCATCCACCCCAATAGCCATAACAGCTTGCTTTCTAGGAGCAATCCTTCCAACAGTCATGAAACTGACATTTACATTCTCCTCACCCAAGACGCTACCCACTTTTCCAATCATTCCTGGCTGATCAACCTGGCTGCAAAGAATGATACTGCCTTCCAAGCTAACATCCACTTCAAAAGATCCGACCTTTGTCAAATGAGGGACTCCATCCTTAACTCTACCCTCCACTCTAATCTCTCCTGAATCAGAAATGGCGCTGGCAAACTTGGATTCCACATTGGCAATCTGAACCTGAATGAACTCAACTGGACTTTCTGGTGAACCATCTAGGAGAATTCGTTCTTCAGATATCTGTAGTCCCCTTTGTTTAGCAGTGAAATCTGCATTAACCAAGTTAATGAAAACACTGGAAATAGGCTCAATCACGCCTTTAATTATCATGGCACGAAGCAATCTTGTATCAAGATCATCAGGTGCTCTAGCTGAACCATATGATACTTTCACTGATTTCACACCACTTCCACCAGCAACTAGCTGGACAGCAAGTCTACCAAGTTTTTCAGCAAGTACGACAAAAGGCTTCAGCTCTGATAGCACCTGCATGAGAGAGGTAGCAAAGATTAAATTCAGACATTTGTTTTATCAATTCAACTAGCAACTCCACCTTCAAAGAAAATACAGAGGAAAAAGGATAAAGCGATGGACTCGACTACAATAATGCAAATTACAGGTTAATTAGAATAATGAAAGACATCCTACAAGGGCATGCTAGTTCAGTTAAAGTACTGCACCAAGCCTTCTGTTTTCCCTCCTCAGAACTatgaataatagagggtgataaCTGGTAAATATTGAAAGCATTTACCTCAGCAGGAAGCATAGGTGCGTTGACAGCAGTAGCTGAGAGCTCCCCCTTCAAAGCGCCAACAACCGCTTCAGCGACCTCAATTGCCACACCTTCCTGGACAATCATTCAGAGAGCATTAGTAAATGTGTGAACTGGAAGAAGTGTGGCATACATGAATGTAACGTGAACAGACCTGAGCCTCTGTAGTACTAGCACCCAGATGTGGAGTTGCAGTCACATTCTCATGTTGAATCAACTTGCTATCCTTTGGTGGTGGCTCCACAGTGAAAACATCAAGTGCTGCCTGTGACAGGATTTATATGTTAGGACAATTACGTAGACCGTCAATGAAGAAGTCTATTCTAAAGTCTAATCCCGCAGTGGAGAGGAAAGGCGGAAGATAACTAAGGATGGCTTTTGGACACTGATATTCCAACAGGCATGAAGGCTGAGGGAAATATAGAGACAGCAATAGCTCAACAAATAATTACTAATTCATATGTTTCGAGTGTCTCAAAGATGAAGAGCCAGGACCTGTGCCACTATGCCTGCATCAAGTGCCCTCACCAAAGCGTCTTCATCAATCACACCCCCACGAGCAACATTCACAATCCGTACACCCTTTTTCATCTTTGCAAAAGTTTCATCATTCAGGATCTTCTTTGTAGCAGGGGTGAGCGGCATGTGAAGTGAGATGAAATCTGCAGAAGCAAGGGCTTCATCAAAGCTTACAAGCTCCACGCCAATAGCACGTGCACGGTCAGCAGGGGCATATGGGTCATGAGCAATGACATGCATGCCAAGCCCCTTAGCTCGCCTTGCAACTTCTGATCCAACCTTCCCAAAACCCATCACAGCAAGTGTTTTGCCTACTAGGGAGACACCAACATATTTGTTCCTCAGCCATTTCCCTGGAAACCATATACAAATTTTCAGAGGTATGCCAAAGCAACAAGTGCAGCAAGTATATGAGGGGAACTCATTAGCAGCTATGGAAAACAATATTTTCAGACAACTATTCCAAACAAATAACATCTGGAAAAAAAAAGGTGGCAAATTAAAGACCGGTTGAGTCGAGGGTTCCATACTTTGGGTTATGATCCTAAAAATACTTAAAATGGGAAGAACATATGGAGGTGCCTTAGAgtcttcccaaaaaaaaaaaaaaaagtggcctTACAACTGACGCAGAATAAATAATAAAACCAATTAGCTTTGGATCATTGCATCCTTTTTATGACGGTGCCAGCTTGCGCGTGCCTCGACTAATGCATCCCACAAGAATAGGACAGGGGTAAAGCTTGATAACTAAGACGAGGGCAGACGAGCTAATACCAAGTGTTTTAGCTAAGGTTTGAGCCTGGATCTCCGGGTTTCCACTACTTACTCCTATGTCTTCCAAACCCTTCGGGGATATGTTGATGTAGTTGTTTCTTCTAAATACATCAACTATTTCATCAATTCCTGTGCTCATCAAGTATTTATATCTTTGAATCAAGATAGTCATAGACCAATCCCACATATAAGCTACTACAACTCGAATTACACACCCACACACACTCTCTCTCTTAATAGTTAATATATTAGCAACGGAACCAGGATTTCACTAAGACTTAACTTTAAATCATAAATTCGCCTTTTCAGAGGGtgataaatataattaaaaaggTTATCTTTACCGCAAAAAGTTGCAACACATACTACCAAAGAATAAGTCTCATGTATTTCACTTGAATAAGAACCAAGTCAAATTACAATCTTTTTTCTAGTTAATAAAGCATTCAGACCAACTTAGCATAGATCTGATCAGCCTACCCAAACCATAGTGCATGGAAATCATAAGATATTTCTCACATTCACATTCAAAAAGACAAACTCATTGAGGACTATATTCACTGCCATGCATGTCATTTGTATTCAAAAGCACAAAGATACAGGGGCAAATTGAGAGTGATCAGTGCCTCTACGGACTCCAGCTTAAGTATATATTAAGGAAAAGGTTAATTAAAAACATATTGTCTACGTCTCAATTTGGAAAAAAGATAAGAGACTTTCGAATCTTATgatcttaaattaaattaaagatgtgaGTAGTACTTTAAATCTTAAATTGGAAAACTTTAGAATGTTGGAATTGAAAAATTTGCTAAAACATATAAAGAGACACTCTGTTTTGTAACAAAccaaaaaaagaaagtaagacaatGTCAGTGTGTCACAAAAGAATAATGTTTATATTGGTAATTCGCGGGACTTTAAAATTCTAGATCTACCAGCTTTAATGGAAGCATCAGCCTGAGCAACATTCCTAGCCATAGCAGTAAGAAGAGCAATCCCATGCTCGGCAGCTGCAACAGTATTAGCTGTAGGCGCATTAACAACAAGACATCCATGTTCCGTTGCAGCCGCAAGATCAACATTATCAATGCCAACACCAGCACGTCCAACAACTTTCAACCGTCCACCTGAAGATTCAAAGATCTCACGGCTCACTTTTGTTCCACTCCTCACAACAAGCGCATCGCAAAGTGAGATCTTAGTGCATAGTTCTTCAGGACTTAAGTTGTATGAGCAATCAACGTTAGCGAACTCTTTTAAGAGTTTTAGCCCTGCTTCGCCTAGTTTTTCAGCGACGAGAACTGTAGGTTTAGCGTCCATTGAGAGAACGATGAAACGGGGGTAGCCACGGTCACGGAGGGAGATACTGGAGATGTTAAAGGCTGACGTGGAAGAGAGGTGGTTTTTCCATGACAGTGAGGCGCGTGAGGGTTTTGCAGATAGAAGCATGGTTGAGGAAGCTATTCGGTGCGGCAGCGGAAGAAGGCTGAAAATGAGTGGGGGGTTTAGTGAAGAGTTTGGAGAGAGGGTTTTATGTGTGACTGAGTGCTGACGGAGTGATGAGTAGCAAGGAAAGTGGGAATCAATGAAGTGGGTGCGTGGGTGGGTGGGTGGACGTGTACACGCGCTTGGACATGTATGGAAAGATCTTCTTTTTTATTGAAGAAAAGGTTATAGACTTTATGTACTACTCCTATttgtttattgttgttttggTCAGAACGACATATTCCCTGATTATCCCATCTATTTTCCTTCTCCGGACAAGTTTTACTATGTGCCGACATTAATTATGtcatataaaaaagtaaacaccCGCCTTATACTTTTGGGTTCATTTTTTTATCTCATAAAAAAAATCTCACATAATTAATGTCAGTTATGTGAGACACATACTAAAAAATTTCTTTCCTATGgctcaatttttattttatttttttgcgtCTGTTTCAAAAAGAGTGTTTCTTTTTATGTATAATAAGTTGATAATTCAGTTATCCTAACTGTCAAGTTTATGATTTAAAAGACTTTAGTATAtcatacacatctttaattttaaATCACAAGAGTCAAAAAaatctttttatttcttaaactttgtgtatAATTAAATTAAGACATTTAAATTGAAACGAATGGAGTAATTACTAAAACAACAACGTAGTCCCACAAGGAAGGGGTGGAGAATATCCACAAACCTTAGGAAGATAAAGAGATTGTTTCGATAGATCTTTGGTGATCATCTCTTTTAATTAGgcaaataaaattgagaaaaaagagaGTTGCTAAATTGCCATATCAATTTGACCCAAATTTGGTCATACTTATGTAAAAACCACCATAACCTCTAttgtataattttaaattaagataaactttgagaagaaaagatagaaatgacattaagtaagcataaattattaaatttgacctaaataGTTATATGAATTTATCCCATTTAGACTATTGTGACCAAAATAGTGTGACAAAAAGATTTTattggaaaaaaaatacttcttgtTTCATTATGTAAACTTTTGTCGAAAACATGAATAATCTGCTAACTTTGATGCCCAAATGATTACTTTTATCATTAACACAAATAATCACTTACACTATACTCCTTCCATCCATTTGTTCAAATTCATTGTACTAAAAATATGtgttcacttttatttattcaGTTTAGCAAATTAAGATAGAATTTATCACATATTTTCTAATTTACTCTTATTattaactataattattttttaatgctATTTTTAAATATTGAATTTACTATATTTCAAAGGATGATATAGTATACTTgtcatttaattaattacttaaaTATGCTAAATCATATATGAACCAGTAAAAATGGCTGCGTATTAATTTAATTCTTTTCCTCTACATTACATATAATTTAGGTGGTTGAAATCAAGCAGTATCATTTTTTATAATTTAGTATGAAATCAACCCAAAAGAAAGATGATTTTATCAAAACTAGTCTCTACTAACGTGCTTTGCAGTTTGCACGATATTTCTTGAAAATCATTATCAAGCAAAATAAAATTATAAGATATCATTTAATTTTAAGAATATTTAGTAATTTATgtgaattaattttaagttgatcacaaaagtaaaatataatatttaaaagaaAATCAAATCCTTCGTCGTAAATTTTTCTAACTTCATGGTAGTTTCATGATGAAATGTTTAAACAAAGAAATAATTTCAActactttattttcttttaataTAAATTTATATCTTTCGACTTGTTTATGATAGCTGCTATACATtattttaaccggggtcaaaatagtttataacattctgATAATttcggggttatttaaagttaggagtcgccacccaattatttacggtgaattaggacaccaaaAGTTTAACTagagtaattatctaaagttgattttattgtaaagtctacgaaaccaaaaagatACTAGATACAagttcaactaacctagagggaaggtattaggcatcctctaaattccattaataatggttaatccgaccggacttataattaattaggctaacaCTATAGATGTAATATTCTATAATATTTGGAAAACGGTTTGTAAATGTTACTAAAGTTATAGTGGAAATATAAatatgctattttaaaataaggCTTTTAGAACAAATAATATTCTTTTGCATAAAAAACTTTAGTTATAAGTAAACTAAAAAGTGCGGGATTATACGATGTTTTGTAAATATTCGAAACAACTTAATAACTAAGTGTTAATTGATTTATTAAGAAATTTGTTATTTTGAGCATAAGCGTAACTGAAGAGAATATATTGAAAGTATTGTAAGAAAAGAGTCATCGCAAAATAATTTATATTTCACAATCTAATAAGTGGGTAAATACCATATATAAGAATACTTATGCAATATAGTAGTATAAGTGAAACAAAAGCTTAAAGTTGGATATGTAGACCTTGTAAAATACTTGTAAAATACATATTTTGATGTTTCTGGAACCGATTTGAACTCAACCATGAGTCATTTTAGAGTTAAAAATATTTGGTTAGCAAATCATCCTGTGGGTTTTAGTCATTGGTTTTAAATCATTAATTAGAGGTAAACACCTATGTGATCAAACAAACTAGTTTTTGACTAAACACAATGTTCAGGAACACCAAGTAAGATACCAAATAGATAACACATACAAGGCACTTAATTAATCGGCAAAAATAAAGTAATGCAACAACTGTTTGCTACTCTCTTTTATGCTATTGTTCGGACGAGTTTCGAAGGAGAGCGAGACATATAAAGGAGGATGTGGACGCGCATTTCAAGCCTTCGCGAGGTGACGTCGAGTCTTAAAGTAAGATCCTTCGACTCCGGTGTACATGCAAACAATAAAAGAAAATAGGATTAGAGCGATGGCGTGATTCGAGATTTTATAATTGTCAACCAATATAACAGCAATTCTAATATTTCAAACAACAAGTGACTGGTCATATACGTACGTGCACATAATCAAACAACGATACACTTACAATGTAAGGACATAAAAAATCGGTCAGGCAAAAACATGAGATGCCTTCAGATCTGACCCCTTTATTTCACTACCACATTTTATGAGACCAGTCAGGAATAAGGGAGATGATAATCTTTCTATATACTTCTCATTCATGTCGGATCCCTTGTAACAGTTAGGCAGAATGAGGGTTGCAAATAGACCATATTTTAACCAATAGCCACGAACAATTTTAGGCGGACTCTTTAAAGGCTCACACTAGTGGAAAAtaggcctgtgcacgaatcggttcggttcggttttggccatcttcgagttgaaatttcgaatttcgaatttcgactttctaaaattctcacccaaactcgatccattctaggttcaattcgattcgttttttattatttcggttcggttacacaaatcgatttgttcggtttattcgaaatttaaacaagtaactatttcatttcagttttagggtaaacataacaaaaaatagtGAGATCCTAAATTTGCAACCATATAACCTAGAAAAaaccataaacttgcaagcataatagcatataaatagcaaaacaagagcttgacaacttgtgcaagcatacaaatccgctaacaccacattacatataccaaattagtcatattagtcactagtggcatataaattcggtttgttcggatcggttcggttgataattgaagccaaccgtatccgaaccgttaaaccgtaatattttacaattgcatttataaatcgaaatcgaattgtattatccaaattgaattatccgaattgtttcgaatcgatttggaaattcggattgaaccgatttgtgcacaggcctagTGGAAAACAAACATTTCCTTATACGATCTTGAAGCATTTTGTTACTAAGAAGAAAACATTTCATCTACATATGGCATGTATCTCACGAAAAATAGGCAAAGTGAAGTGTCAAAAATGGAAAATAGGAAAACCGCCCCGTGCGAAACCACAAAGATATAACGTCAACACAATTCTTGGTTATGGGATTTCTGTACACAGGTTCATTTACAGATGAACAAACAAAAAAGAGCCTGCGCATGATTTTTTATGCAAATGTAGTATTTTGAACCGAAAAAGGGGGGGAGGTCAATACATAACGTAATGAAGTATAAACTTAATGAAAGATCTCATCCTAACATTCAATCTCATAATCGTCAATCAAACAAATGTTCCAGAATTCAATTTAACAGATCAGTGAAGGGAAAAACATAGTGAAGAATTCATGATTCGGAATTCATCTATTGTATACTCACATTCAATCTACTAGTTAAAGTCTCTATAATATATAATCTCAAAAGCCAGTGCATTGCTACCTGTTTtaatcatatacataatatacctaagatatacacaccatgatgtatatatcgaatgtataccatcttcttaccttgataacccactgtatatcctatgtatattcgattTTAAATAGGTTCTAAGTCCTGGGAATTCAGTCTAAGCATCCAAACTACGGTagacatctttcaaattcatttagTAATTAATATcttatcctaacagctcccaaacatcaaacaaataacatgACAACCAAGAAACTACACAACTACTAAAAATAGCAGAGTAAGCTGAAATTTGAACTAAAGACTAACAGCAATAAATATATCAAAgtttacctcttttgtgtgcaGTGAAGGGGGTGTCGACGGCCTCGAAtttatgctcgaactcgaaccagattaaagtaactaaagttttAAACCGGAAAGTAAAAATAGAGTAATATGTTGgctattctttttctttttagaatGAGGCTATGACTGTTGGAAGAACCCGAAACAGAACGGAAAAATCCTCGATTTAGAGTAGTAAAAAACAAATAGAAAAATCTCCAATCAGTGTTGAATCCCCGAAACAGAAGGGAATTAGAACAAAGCTAAGTCTTAAAGTAGTAGAAATGTGGAATGTAGTGGGTCCCCGATTGTTGTTTTTTCGGCTGAACGATTAAGACCTTTTTATAGTAGATGGAAAACTAGGTTTTTGGTTTTTTTGAATTCGGGATTTTAGGCTCTCAAACAAAAGTTCATGGAGCCGTTTCAATTCATTTGCACGAAAATGGGGTGTCACAGTCTGTGATGGTTAGAGGGAACTGAGCCTTTGTTCAAAAAAAGAAAGGGATGAGGGAGAGAGGAAAGGGAAAGGAAAGAGGAGTGCGTGGCTGTTTTAATCCGGAAATGGGGTGACAAACCTGCCATGGTTGAAAGGGGACTGATTTTCGCCTGAAAATGGATgagggaggagagagagagagatgaagcAGAAGAGGGATTAGGTTTTTTCGTTTAGTTAGGAGATGAAGGGGACGATTGGGTCGGTCGGGTCGGGTGAAGTGGTGGGCCGGTCCGGGTAGCCTTTAGATGAGTAGTGGGCTGTTGGGGGTTTGGATTCAAAGGATTGGGCTGATGATGAGAGTGCCTCGTTTGGGCCATGATTTGGGCTCAACTTGGCCGGTTTTGATTGCAAATCATGGCTCTCTTCCtcctttgttttaatttttttttttttttggggattctaatttaataactagcacaatatatactatgataattagtaattaatatgtagaaagtaaggatttaataaagtataattaacttaacgagtacaaaatccaaaaaatgaaatgatgacgagccattaaaaattgtgataaagtaatgctagtaatgcaAAGTAAAATAGCGAAAATGAAAGTAgagatattaatagtagtagcaataaaaaataatagtgaaaataaagtatttagttcgtcaatgaatttagaagcccgaggaaataaattagaataaaggaggaacaaaattgagtgtcaacaataGCTATTCTTGTTTTTCCCATCCTCCTATTTTATTTAAGTAGATTTGTATCGATTTCCACAAAAATATTCTAACTGATTGTCATTCAACTTTGAGTTTATAACGCAAAgtcactttttatttttattacataaaaatcatccaacttaaagtttatcacacaaaaatattttttatttttttgttatgTAGGTCGTCCAACTTAACCGTCATGTCATATTTTTAGTACAAAATATGAATATTCAAGTGTGATTACTTTTTTGTTAGCTTGACCCAAGTTGAATGACTTTTAtgtaataaaaaaagaaaaatcactTTGGTGTGATAAGCTTCAAGTTGGATGAATTTTATATGACAAGTAATAAAAAATGACTTTTATGTTATAAAATCTTCAAGATTATAATATCCAACATTTACTGTACTCATTATTTTATCTTAAATAAGTACGTTAATTGACTTTAAATGACTCttattccaaaataagtgtctcTTTTAGCTCATGCACCCCCCTTAagtaacatgtatttataaaaaaattaacttaaataaaCATTTTATAGTGGAagtgattttaaaatataaattactTTTGATTTGAATCAACTTTAgagtttaaattttttttaaatcaactTATTATGGTGTTAACAGCTTTAAGGGTATCTCAGTCATTTtgacagaaaataagtgctta
The nucleotide sequence above comes from Lycium barbarum isolate Lr01 chromosome 3, ASM1917538v2, whole genome shotgun sequence. Encoded proteins:
- the LOC132631371 gene encoding D-3-phosphoglycerate dehydrogenase 3, chloroplastic-like; protein product: RRSFHTCPSACTRPPTHPRTHFIDSHFPCYSSLRQHSVTHKTLSPNSSLNPPLIFSLLPLPHRIASSTMLLSAKPSRASLSWKNHLSSTSAFNISSISLRDRGYPRFIVLSMDAKPTVLVAEKLGEAGLKLLKEFANVDCSYNLSPEELCTKISLCDALVVRSGTKVSREIFESSGGRLKVVGRAGVGIDNVDLAAATEHGCLVVNAPTANTVAAAEHGIALLTAMARNVAQADASIKAGKWLRNKYVGVSLVGKTLAVMGFGKVGSEVARRAKGLGMHVIAHDPYAPADRARAIGVELVSFDEALASADFISLHMPLTPATKKILNDETFAKMKKGVRIVNVARGGVIDEDALVRALDAGIVAQAALDVFTVEPPPKDSKLIQHENVTATPHLGASTTEAQEGVAIEVAEAVVGALKGELSATAVNAPMLPAEVLSELKPFVVLAEKLGRLAVQLVAGGSGVKSVKVSYGSARAPDDLDTRLLRAMIIKGVIEPISSVFINLVNADFTAKQRGLQISEERILLDGSPESPVEFIQVQIANVESKFASAISDSGEIRVEGRVKDGVPHLTKVGSFEVDVSLEGSIILCSQVDQPGMIGKVGSVLGEENVNVSFMTVGRIAPRKQAVMAIGVDEQPSKESLKRIGEIPAIQEFVYLGL